The following coding sequences lie in one Arachis ipaensis cultivar K30076 chromosome B05, Araip1.1, whole genome shotgun sequence genomic window:
- the LOC107643600 gene encoding uncharacterized protein LOC107643600 isoform X3 — MFDLQLPADEYIDTEESEKFNDEKFSGPAMFLPDRNGNNGKERVEKLFCGNDGKTVTLGETSKSEQCLGRNGLVDLNEPVQVEETNDSPYVELRNHDPCQVATECSEQSATKKKTQFFGSSRDHFLNSHQGTDSWVQSNGYLENNGNGKGWIPSVADTATTFSMLIGRVKSNLQSIPQVLKLEKPHLSSQTMQDGHSKVHESTSDYLIGQSKADLWRERTVNALDIDERNHEYTVNRHPSLFAVTPSSDLSKSWSNLASSWEMANGNLNQKLISVQKPPFLKALDALSRSSQSHQSNGVLEASWPLNINSKPDPGFHCDVPVQNGFYAGLSSYCSKEPSTNISSISYDRLNHDNDCKIIPQHFLNNLSSKSYKGSNSNCNDVKTGKGIDLNVLLSNGSSMDGEKEHEDHVVLPWLRAKTMCKNEVENADRCITIGESSFSHVASKSNKGKSGHQGASGTFLHIVPSVSGSNEIEQRRMKLSEFSGNKKILGVPIFDIPHVSPKKEVSSNTPPSMPIRNPCDLEPAENSRKTRIFDINLPCDNAACEDAAALELDEVVTETIVTKERSSTSKPNSRIQIDLNLSMSDDEASLMSIPSANEKVHTEIDLEAHAVPETEEDTITEEKQLETSLSSGEGPEEKVEQPQQPQDELMRNAAEAIFALSLVPCDQVDGVMCSLLESPMQDPLSWFADLISSSKDNLESTCDDSRGKDGEDNEGCSTIVLEELDYFESMTLKLTETKEEDYMPKPIVPEDLKVEETTQLLPTRARKGPARRGRQRRDFQRDILPGLASLSRHEVTEDLQIFGGLMRATGHSWHSGLTRRNSSRNGCGRGRRKAQVNPSPPPPSVANETCTPLIQQLNNIEVGLEDRSLTGWGKTTRRPRRQRCPAGNPPSIPLT, encoded by the exons ATGTTTGACCTTCAGCTCCCTGCTGATGAGTACATTGATACCGAGGAAAGTGAAAAGTTTAATGATGAAAAGTTTAGTGGGCCAGCTATGTTTCTTCCTGATAGAAATGGTAATAATGGAAAGGAGCGTGTTGAGAAGCTTTTTTGTGGCAATGATGGGAAGACTGTTACCCTGGGGGAAACTTCCAAGTCGGAGCAATGTTTGGGAAGAAATGGTTTGGTCGACTTAAATGAACCTGTTCAAGTGGAAGAAACAAATGATTCTCCATATGTTGAGCTCCGAAACCATGATCCCTGTCAAGTGGCAACTGAATGCTCTGAGCAGTCTGCCACCAAGAAAAAGACACAGTTTTTTGGTTCATCCAGGGATCATTTCCTCAATTCACATCAGGGAACTGATAGTTGGGTCCAAAGTAATGGATATTTGGAGAACAATGGGAATGGAAAAGGTTGGATTCCATCAGTGGCTGATACAG CAACTACTTTTTCAATGTTGATAGGGCGTGTTAAAAGCAATCTACAATCCATCCCTCAAGTCTTGAAACTAGAGAAACCACATTTATCTTCCCAAACAATGCAAGATGGACATAGCAAAGTTCATGAATCCACATCTGATTATCTGATTGGTCAAAGCAAGGCTGATTTGTGGAGGGAAAGGACTGTTAATGCTTTAGATATCGATGAAAGAAATCATGAATACACTGTTAACAGGCATCCCAGTCTCTTTGCAGTTACACCTTCATCTGATTTATCTAAATCTTGGTCTAATCTGGCTTCTTCTTGGGAAATGGCAAATGGAAACCTAAACCAAAAGTTGATATCAGTTCAGAAACCTCCATTTTTAAAGGCATTGGATGCCTTGAGTAGGAGTTCTCAGTCGCATCAAAGCAATGGAGTTTTGGAAGCTAGTTGGCCTCTGAACATCAATTCAAAGCCTGACCCGGGTTTTCATTGTGATGTACCTGTACAGAATGGGTTTTACGCTGGGTTGTCATCGTATTGTTCCAAGGAACCATCAACAAACATCTCTTCAATTAGCTATGACCGTCTCAATCACGATAATGATTGTAAGATAATTCCTCAACATTTCCTCAACAATCTTTCATCAAAATCCTATAAGGGTTCAAATTCAAATTGCAACGATGTGAAGACTGGAAAAGGTATTGACTTGAATGTGTTGCTTTCAAATGGTTCATCCATGGATGGAGAGAAAGAGCACGAGGATCATGTTGTATTGCCTTGGCTAAGAGCAAAGACAATGTGTAAGAATGAGGTAGAAAATGCTGATAGGTGCATAACTATAGGAGAGTCAAGCTTCTCACATGTTGCTTCAAAGTCCAACAAAGGGAAAAGTGGACACCAGGGGGCTAGCGGAACATTTTTGCATATTGTTCCTTCCGTTTCAGGTTCTAATGAAATTGAGCAAAGGAGGATGAAGTTGAGTGAATTCTCTGGTAACAAGAAAATTCTTGGTGTCCCCATATTTGATATTCCTCATGTTTCTCCTAAGAAGGAGGTCTCTTCAAACACACCTCCATCCATGCCAATCCGTAATCCATGCGATCTAGAACCGGCGGAAAATAGTAGGAAAACCCGGATATTTGATATTAATTTGCCTTGCGATAATGCTGCTTGCGAGGATGCTGCTGCTCTTGAATTGGATGAAGTAGTGACTGAAACTATTGTTACTAAGGAAAGATCTTCAACATCAAAGCCCAACTCTAGGATTCAAATCGACCTGAACTTGAGTATGAGTGATGATGAAGCTTCTTTGATGTCTATTCCAAGTGCCAATGAAAAAGTGCATACAGAGATAGATCTAGAAGCCCATGCTGTTCCCGAGACTGAGGAGGATACTATAACTGAAGAAAAGCAGCTTGAAACTTCTCTATCATCAGGAGAAGGTCCTGAAGAGAAAGTTGAACAGCCACAACAGCCACAGGATGAACTTATGAGAAATGCCGCAGAGGCAATTTTTGCTTTATCATTGGTTCCTTGTGATCAAGTTGATGGTGTGATGTGTAGCTTGTTGGAAAGTCCAATGCAGGACCCGCTAAGTTGGTTTGCAGATTTAATTTCTTCTTCTAAAGACAATCTCGAGAGTACATGTGATGATTCGAGGGGAAAAGATGGTGAGGACAATGAGGGATGTTCGACTATTGTTCTGGAGGAATTGGACTACTTCGAGTCCATGACATTGAAACTGACAGAGACCAAGGAAGAGGACTACATGCCGAAACCTATTGTTCCGGAGGACCTCAAAGTTGAAGAAACAACACAATTGTTGCCTACTCGGGCAAGAAAGGGACCGGCAAGGAGAGGGAGGCAGCGGAGGGACTTCCAAAGGGACATCCTTCCAGGCCTTGCGTCTTTATCGAGACATGAAGTGACAGAAGACCTTCAGATATTTGGAGGGCTTATGAGAGCTACAGGCCATTCATGGCATTCAGGGTTAACTAGGAGAAATTCTTCTAGGAATGGCTGTGGCCGGGGAAGGAGAAAGGCGCAAGTTAACCCGTCTCCCCCTCCGCCATCTGTAGCCAATGAAACTTGCACTCCACTGATCCAGCAACTTAATAATATCGAAGTGGGGCTGGAGGATAGAAGCCTAACAGGCTGGGGCAAGACAACCAGAAGGCCGCGGAGGCAAAGGTGCCCGGCAGGTAATCCTCCGTCGATCCCATTAACCTAG
- the LOC107643600 gene encoding uncharacterized protein LOC107643600 isoform X1: MGTKVQNFSGYYSMRDLNEESSSCGWPLLYGENKALTNGQYYNNYLPSSTTADACSVYDKDFVKQMMLEHEATFKSQVYELHRLYRIQRDLMNEVKRKELHKNHIPVEASYSTCPLASQITTEDGQKSHISDFLVGSSTCAKTSASAIEGIHTPLGSIKGIGKESKPFPSTNGSSSKDVELLESRPSKVRRRMFDLQLPADEYIDTEESEKFNDEKFSGPAMFLPDRNGNNGKERVEKLFCGNDGKTVTLGETSKSEQCLGRNGLVDLNEPVQVEETNDSPYVELRNHDPCQVATECSEQSATKKKTQFFGSSRDHFLNSHQGTDSWVQSNGYLENNGNGKGWIPSVADTATTFSMLIGRVKSNLQSIPQVLKLEKPHLSSQTMQDGHSKVHESTSDYLIGQSKADLWRERTVNALDIDERNHEYTVNRHPSLFAVTPSSDLSKSWSNLASSWEMANGNLNQKLISVQKPPFLKALDALSRSSQSHQSNGVLEASWPLNINSKPDPGFHCDVPVQNGFYAGLSSYCSKEPSTNISSISYDRLNHDNDCKIIPQHFLNNLSSKSYKGSNSNCNDVKTGKGIDLNVLLSNGSSMDGEKEHEDHVVLPWLRAKTMCKNEVENADRCITIGESSFSHVASKSNKGKSGHQGASGTFLHIVPSVSGSNEIEQRRMKLSEFSGNKKILGVPIFDIPHVSPKKEVSSNTPPSMPIRNPCDLEPAENSRKTRIFDINLPCDNAACEDAAALELDEVVTETIVTKERSSTSKPNSRIQIDLNLSMSDDEASLMSIPSANEKVHTEIDLEAHAVPETEEDTITEEKQLETSLSSGEGPEEKVEQPQQPQDELMRNAAEAIFALSLVPCDQVDGVMCSLLESPMQDPLSWFADLISSSKDNLESTCDDSRGKDGEDNEGCSTIVLEELDYFESMTLKLTETKEEDYMPKPIVPEDLKVEETTQLLPTRARKGPARRGRQRRDFQRDILPGLASLSRHEVTEDLQIFGGLMRATGHSWHSGLTRRNSSRNGCGRGRRKAQVNPSPPPPSVANETCTPLIQQLNNIEVGLEDRSLTGWGKTTRRPRRQRCPAGNPPSIPLT; encoded by the exons ATGGGAACCAAAGTCCAGAATTTTTCAGGGTATTACTCAATGAGAGATCTTAATGAGGAATCTAGTAGTTGTGGCTGGCCCCTTTTATATGGAGAGAATAAAGCACTGACAAATGGGCAGTATTATAATAATTACCTGCCAAGTTCTACTACTGCAGATGCGTGTTCAGTGTATGATAAGGATTTTGTGAAGCAGATGATGCTTGAGCATGAGGCCACATTTAAGAGTCAG GTATATGAACTTCACCGTTTATACAGAATACAAAGGGATTTGATGAATGAAGTTAAAAGGAAAGAATTACACAAAAACCATATACCTGTTGAAGCATCGTATTCCACATGTCCCTTGGCTTCTCAAATTACAACTGAAGATGGCCAAAAATCACATATCTCTGATTTTCTTGTAGGAAGCTCCACTTGTGCTAAAACATCCGCTTCGGCTATTGAAGGCATTCATACTCCTTTGGGGTCTATTAAAGGAATCGGCAAAGAAAGCAAACCATTTCCATCCACAAATGGGTCCAGTTCAAAAGATGTTGAGTTGCTTGAGTCTAGACCCTCAAAAGTGAGGAGGCGAATGTTTGACCTTCAGCTCCCTGCTGATGAGTACATTGATACCGAGGAAAGTGAAAAGTTTAATGATGAAAAGTTTAGTGGGCCAGCTATGTTTCTTCCTGATAGAAATGGTAATAATGGAAAGGAGCGTGTTGAGAAGCTTTTTTGTGGCAATGATGGGAAGACTGTTACCCTGGGGGAAACTTCCAAGTCGGAGCAATGTTTGGGAAGAAATGGTTTGGTCGACTTAAATGAACCTGTTCAAGTGGAAGAAACAAATGATTCTCCATATGTTGAGCTCCGAAACCATGATCCCTGTCAAGTGGCAACTGAATGCTCTGAGCAGTCTGCCACCAAGAAAAAGACACAGTTTTTTGGTTCATCCAGGGATCATTTCCTCAATTCACATCAGGGAACTGATAGTTGGGTCCAAAGTAATGGATATTTGGAGAACAATGGGAATGGAAAAGGTTGGATTCCATCAGTGGCTGATACAG CAACTACTTTTTCAATGTTGATAGGGCGTGTTAAAAGCAATCTACAATCCATCCCTCAAGTCTTGAAACTAGAGAAACCACATTTATCTTCCCAAACAATGCAAGATGGACATAGCAAAGTTCATGAATCCACATCTGATTATCTGATTGGTCAAAGCAAGGCTGATTTGTGGAGGGAAAGGACTGTTAATGCTTTAGATATCGATGAAAGAAATCATGAATACACTGTTAACAGGCATCCCAGTCTCTTTGCAGTTACACCTTCATCTGATTTATCTAAATCTTGGTCTAATCTGGCTTCTTCTTGGGAAATGGCAAATGGAAACCTAAACCAAAAGTTGATATCAGTTCAGAAACCTCCATTTTTAAAGGCATTGGATGCCTTGAGTAGGAGTTCTCAGTCGCATCAAAGCAATGGAGTTTTGGAAGCTAGTTGGCCTCTGAACATCAATTCAAAGCCTGACCCGGGTTTTCATTGTGATGTACCTGTACAGAATGGGTTTTACGCTGGGTTGTCATCGTATTGTTCCAAGGAACCATCAACAAACATCTCTTCAATTAGCTATGACCGTCTCAATCACGATAATGATTGTAAGATAATTCCTCAACATTTCCTCAACAATCTTTCATCAAAATCCTATAAGGGTTCAAATTCAAATTGCAACGATGTGAAGACTGGAAAAGGTATTGACTTGAATGTGTTGCTTTCAAATGGTTCATCCATGGATGGAGAGAAAGAGCACGAGGATCATGTTGTATTGCCTTGGCTAAGAGCAAAGACAATGTGTAAGAATGAGGTAGAAAATGCTGATAGGTGCATAACTATAGGAGAGTCAAGCTTCTCACATGTTGCTTCAAAGTCCAACAAAGGGAAAAGTGGACACCAGGGGGCTAGCGGAACATTTTTGCATATTGTTCCTTCCGTTTCAGGTTCTAATGAAATTGAGCAAAGGAGGATGAAGTTGAGTGAATTCTCTGGTAACAAGAAAATTCTTGGTGTCCCCATATTTGATATTCCTCATGTTTCTCCTAAGAAGGAGGTCTCTTCAAACACACCTCCATCCATGCCAATCCGTAATCCATGCGATCTAGAACCGGCGGAAAATAGTAGGAAAACCCGGATATTTGATATTAATTTGCCTTGCGATAATGCTGCTTGCGAGGATGCTGCTGCTCTTGAATTGGATGAAGTAGTGACTGAAACTATTGTTACTAAGGAAAGATCTTCAACATCAAAGCCCAACTCTAGGATTCAAATCGACCTGAACTTGAGTATGAGTGATGATGAAGCTTCTTTGATGTCTATTCCAAGTGCCAATGAAAAAGTGCATACAGAGATAGATCTAGAAGCCCATGCTGTTCCCGAGACTGAGGAGGATACTATAACTGAAGAAAAGCAGCTTGAAACTTCTCTATCATCAGGAGAAGGTCCTGAAGAGAAAGTTGAACAGCCACAACAGCCACAGGATGAACTTATGAGAAATGCCGCAGAGGCAATTTTTGCTTTATCATTGGTTCCTTGTGATCAAGTTGATGGTGTGATGTGTAGCTTGTTGGAAAGTCCAATGCAGGACCCGCTAAGTTGGTTTGCAGATTTAATTTCTTCTTCTAAAGACAATCTCGAGAGTACATGTGATGATTCGAGGGGAAAAGATGGTGAGGACAATGAGGGATGTTCGACTATTGTTCTGGAGGAATTGGACTACTTCGAGTCCATGACATTGAAACTGACAGAGACCAAGGAAGAGGACTACATGCCGAAACCTATTGTTCCGGAGGACCTCAAAGTTGAAGAAACAACACAATTGTTGCCTACTCGGGCAAGAAAGGGACCGGCAAGGAGAGGGAGGCAGCGGAGGGACTTCCAAAGGGACATCCTTCCAGGCCTTGCGTCTTTATCGAGACATGAAGTGACAGAAGACCTTCAGATATTTGGAGGGCTTATGAGAGCTACAGGCCATTCATGGCATTCAGGGTTAACTAGGAGAAATTCTTCTAGGAATGGCTGTGGCCGGGGAAGGAGAAAGGCGCAAGTTAACCCGTCTCCCCCTCCGCCATCTGTAGCCAATGAAACTTGCACTCCACTGATCCAGCAACTTAATAATATCGAAGTGGGGCTGGAGGATAGAAGCCTAACAGGCTGGGGCAAGACAACCAGAAGGCCGCGGAGGCAAAGGTGCCCGGCAGGTAATCCTCCGTCGATCCCATTAACCTAG
- the LOC107643600 gene encoding uncharacterized protein LOC107643600 isoform X2, producing the protein MGTKVQNFSGYYSMRDLNEESSSCGWPLLYGENKALTNGQYYNNYLPSSTTADACSVYDKDFVKQMMLEHEATFKSQVYELHRLYRIQRDLMNEVKRKELHKNHIPVEASYSTCPLASQITTEDGQKSHISDFLVGSSTCAKTSASAIEGIHTPLGSIKGIGKESKPFPSTNGSSSKDVELLESRPSKVRRRMFDLQLPADEYIDTEESEKFNDEKFSGPAMFLPDRNGNNGKERVEKLFCGNDGKTVTLGETSKSEQCLGRNGLVDLNEPVQVEETNDSPYVELRNHDPCQVATECSEQSATKKKTQFFGSSRDHFLNSHQGTDSWVQSNGYLENNGNGKGWIPSVADTGRVKSNLQSIPQVLKLEKPHLSSQTMQDGHSKVHESTSDYLIGQSKADLWRERTVNALDIDERNHEYTVNRHPSLFAVTPSSDLSKSWSNLASSWEMANGNLNQKLISVQKPPFLKALDALSRSSQSHQSNGVLEASWPLNINSKPDPGFHCDVPVQNGFYAGLSSYCSKEPSTNISSISYDRLNHDNDCKIIPQHFLNNLSSKSYKGSNSNCNDVKTGKGIDLNVLLSNGSSMDGEKEHEDHVVLPWLRAKTMCKNEVENADRCITIGESSFSHVASKSNKGKSGHQGASGTFLHIVPSVSGSNEIEQRRMKLSEFSGNKKILGVPIFDIPHVSPKKEVSSNTPPSMPIRNPCDLEPAENSRKTRIFDINLPCDNAACEDAAALELDEVVTETIVTKERSSTSKPNSRIQIDLNLSMSDDEASLMSIPSANEKVHTEIDLEAHAVPETEEDTITEEKQLETSLSSGEGPEEKVEQPQQPQDELMRNAAEAIFALSLVPCDQVDGVMCSLLESPMQDPLSWFADLISSSKDNLESTCDDSRGKDGEDNEGCSTIVLEELDYFESMTLKLTETKEEDYMPKPIVPEDLKVEETTQLLPTRARKGPARRGRQRRDFQRDILPGLASLSRHEVTEDLQIFGGLMRATGHSWHSGLTRRNSSRNGCGRGRRKAQVNPSPPPPSVANETCTPLIQQLNNIEVGLEDRSLTGWGKTTRRPRRQRCPAGNPPSIPLT; encoded by the exons ATGGGAACCAAAGTCCAGAATTTTTCAGGGTATTACTCAATGAGAGATCTTAATGAGGAATCTAGTAGTTGTGGCTGGCCCCTTTTATATGGAGAGAATAAAGCACTGACAAATGGGCAGTATTATAATAATTACCTGCCAAGTTCTACTACTGCAGATGCGTGTTCAGTGTATGATAAGGATTTTGTGAAGCAGATGATGCTTGAGCATGAGGCCACATTTAAGAGTCAG GTATATGAACTTCACCGTTTATACAGAATACAAAGGGATTTGATGAATGAAGTTAAAAGGAAAGAATTACACAAAAACCATATACCTGTTGAAGCATCGTATTCCACATGTCCCTTGGCTTCTCAAATTACAACTGAAGATGGCCAAAAATCACATATCTCTGATTTTCTTGTAGGAAGCTCCACTTGTGCTAAAACATCCGCTTCGGCTATTGAAGGCATTCATACTCCTTTGGGGTCTATTAAAGGAATCGGCAAAGAAAGCAAACCATTTCCATCCACAAATGGGTCCAGTTCAAAAGATGTTGAGTTGCTTGAGTCTAGACCCTCAAAAGTGAGGAGGCGAATGTTTGACCTTCAGCTCCCTGCTGATGAGTACATTGATACCGAGGAAAGTGAAAAGTTTAATGATGAAAAGTTTAGTGGGCCAGCTATGTTTCTTCCTGATAGAAATGGTAATAATGGAAAGGAGCGTGTTGAGAAGCTTTTTTGTGGCAATGATGGGAAGACTGTTACCCTGGGGGAAACTTCCAAGTCGGAGCAATGTTTGGGAAGAAATGGTTTGGTCGACTTAAATGAACCTGTTCAAGTGGAAGAAACAAATGATTCTCCATATGTTGAGCTCCGAAACCATGATCCCTGTCAAGTGGCAACTGAATGCTCTGAGCAGTCTGCCACCAAGAAAAAGACACAGTTTTTTGGTTCATCCAGGGATCATTTCCTCAATTCACATCAGGGAACTGATAGTTGGGTCCAAAGTAATGGATATTTGGAGAACAATGGGAATGGAAAAGGTTGGATTCCATCAGTGGCTGATACAG GGCGTGTTAAAAGCAATCTACAATCCATCCCTCAAGTCTTGAAACTAGAGAAACCACATTTATCTTCCCAAACAATGCAAGATGGACATAGCAAAGTTCATGAATCCACATCTGATTATCTGATTGGTCAAAGCAAGGCTGATTTGTGGAGGGAAAGGACTGTTAATGCTTTAGATATCGATGAAAGAAATCATGAATACACTGTTAACAGGCATCCCAGTCTCTTTGCAGTTACACCTTCATCTGATTTATCTAAATCTTGGTCTAATCTGGCTTCTTCTTGGGAAATGGCAAATGGAAACCTAAACCAAAAGTTGATATCAGTTCAGAAACCTCCATTTTTAAAGGCATTGGATGCCTTGAGTAGGAGTTCTCAGTCGCATCAAAGCAATGGAGTTTTGGAAGCTAGTTGGCCTCTGAACATCAATTCAAAGCCTGACCCGGGTTTTCATTGTGATGTACCTGTACAGAATGGGTTTTACGCTGGGTTGTCATCGTATTGTTCCAAGGAACCATCAACAAACATCTCTTCAATTAGCTATGACCGTCTCAATCACGATAATGATTGTAAGATAATTCCTCAACATTTCCTCAACAATCTTTCATCAAAATCCTATAAGGGTTCAAATTCAAATTGCAACGATGTGAAGACTGGAAAAGGTATTGACTTGAATGTGTTGCTTTCAAATGGTTCATCCATGGATGGAGAGAAAGAGCACGAGGATCATGTTGTATTGCCTTGGCTAAGAGCAAAGACAATGTGTAAGAATGAGGTAGAAAATGCTGATAGGTGCATAACTATAGGAGAGTCAAGCTTCTCACATGTTGCTTCAAAGTCCAACAAAGGGAAAAGTGGACACCAGGGGGCTAGCGGAACATTTTTGCATATTGTTCCTTCCGTTTCAGGTTCTAATGAAATTGAGCAAAGGAGGATGAAGTTGAGTGAATTCTCTGGTAACAAGAAAATTCTTGGTGTCCCCATATTTGATATTCCTCATGTTTCTCCTAAGAAGGAGGTCTCTTCAAACACACCTCCATCCATGCCAATCCGTAATCCATGCGATCTAGAACCGGCGGAAAATAGTAGGAAAACCCGGATATTTGATATTAATTTGCCTTGCGATAATGCTGCTTGCGAGGATGCTGCTGCTCTTGAATTGGATGAAGTAGTGACTGAAACTATTGTTACTAAGGAAAGATCTTCAACATCAAAGCCCAACTCTAGGATTCAAATCGACCTGAACTTGAGTATGAGTGATGATGAAGCTTCTTTGATGTCTATTCCAAGTGCCAATGAAAAAGTGCATACAGAGATAGATCTAGAAGCCCATGCTGTTCCCGAGACTGAGGAGGATACTATAACTGAAGAAAAGCAGCTTGAAACTTCTCTATCATCAGGAGAAGGTCCTGAAGAGAAAGTTGAACAGCCACAACAGCCACAGGATGAACTTATGAGAAATGCCGCAGAGGCAATTTTTGCTTTATCATTGGTTCCTTGTGATCAAGTTGATGGTGTGATGTGTAGCTTGTTGGAAAGTCCAATGCAGGACCCGCTAAGTTGGTTTGCAGATTTAATTTCTTCTTCTAAAGACAATCTCGAGAGTACATGTGATGATTCGAGGGGAAAAGATGGTGAGGACAATGAGGGATGTTCGACTATTGTTCTGGAGGAATTGGACTACTTCGAGTCCATGACATTGAAACTGACAGAGACCAAGGAAGAGGACTACATGCCGAAACCTATTGTTCCGGAGGACCTCAAAGTTGAAGAAACAACACAATTGTTGCCTACTCGGGCAAGAAAGGGACCGGCAAGGAGAGGGAGGCAGCGGAGGGACTTCCAAAGGGACATCCTTCCAGGCCTTGCGTCTTTATCGAGACATGAAGTGACAGAAGACCTTCAGATATTTGGAGGGCTTATGAGAGCTACAGGCCATTCATGGCATTCAGGGTTAACTAGGAGAAATTCTTCTAGGAATGGCTGTGGCCGGGGAAGGAGAAAGGCGCAAGTTAACCCGTCTCCCCCTCCGCCATCTGTAGCCAATGAAACTTGCACTCCACTGATCCAGCAACTTAATAATATCGAAGTGGGGCTGGAGGATAGAAGCCTAACAGGCTGGGGCAAGACAACCAGAAGGCCGCGGAGGCAAAGGTGCCCGGCAGGTAATCCTCCGTCGATCCCATTAACCTAG